The sequence AAGTAGGGTCAGCcggcataccaggtggagctggtagacaactgccctggacacaaaattaatctgcacctccatggacagctgcaagtccaaaatgactccagaATGCACAATGGAGGAGTTGCCTCTTTGGAGCATTCTCTCATCAAATAAAATAAGCAGCCAAGAGTTATTTTGGCTTCCTCTGCAGCGTCCTATTCTTGGGGAAGGTGATCATGCATGTGGTGGCAGGACAACTCTGGAGACTGTTGCATAATACTGATTGTGATAATTTATCGGTCTGGCTTCTGGCCCAGTTTCTGCGTGGAGTCTGCCTTTGATGACTATCTCTGGAAGAAGAATAGTAAACCCCAGACCTCTCAGTAGCTTTTTCTCCCATCAACCATAGTATACTTCAGAACTGGCTCTCAGGGTTAGGGAACAGAGGCATTTTTTCCCAGCCATCCCTTTCTCACCTGTTTGACAGGTTCCAGAAgatggtgcctcaggttaaagCAGCTCCACCTCTTAAGTGTTGTCTCACGCAGtgccacaaatacagtggtacctcgggttaagtacttaattcattccggaggtccgtacttaacctgaaactgttcttaacctgaagcaccaatttagccaATGCCGCGCCACCggatcacaatttctgttctcatcctgaagcaaagttcttaacctgaagcactatttctgggttagcagagtctgtaacctgaagcgtatgtaacccgaggtaccactgtattcatatccCGTACCATCTTAACATTTGTTTCAAATCCCCAGGGGAGATTTGCCAGAGGTTTGAGCTCAAGTGCCGCTACTACTGTGCTGGTGATACCCAGTTCTGCATCtcctgataataataaaaaaagggggaatgTCTGCGTATGACAATTATTTCCAAGTGAGGGGGAgtggcaacaaaatgttgcagtgtggggtGCTCCTGGTCAGGGTTCTGACCAAGCAGGGAGCCAGCAACACTTTTCTGAGATACTTCGTTCCATTATTCTTATCCCTGGGTCCACACCCAAAAGTCAGCCGGCATTTTGTGACTACTGAGTAGGCTTCAGTCCTTATGGGGCTTGGGGTGAGGGGCTCACCCggttttatttttttcctaaacatttattgtacttctgcaaacgtGGGGTTTCCCCCAAAGGAATACTTCCTTCTTGTGCATGCACGGTGCTGCTTCAGCTATGTAAGATCCACATGCAGATACTGAAGTCATTGTTAGCAATGGGATGTGATAGACCAGGGACAGCCAaattccaagagactgcaatgaTCTACTCACACAataataaactggcagtgatctaccccttggggggggggttgggtcaaataagttgttgagctttttttatgcgGGAATGATGTGCAGTCTAATTCTCTACGTATTGATTTTGATCCCTTGAAAACGAGAGTAAGGACAAGGCGATATTCTTTCTGAGCTCATAGGAAAGGGCAGCTCAATTTGCTTTCAAATATGGCAGGTGCAGCTGGATACCAATTGAACTGAACCAAAAAATATAAATCATCAttagttttaaaattattattctgaTAACTGGCAGATAAAATATGCAAGTTTCAAGATGTTAcaatttttggggtgggtgggggaacctcACTGGCCCAATTAAGCACAATTTCACCTGCACAGTATCACCTGATCAACACTTAAACATGTCTCAGACTATATCGCTTTGCCGCTGCACCCTGTAAGAGCCTATTGTCTGAGGAAACAGGCCATAAACTATGGGCTGGGTTGCTGCTGCCCTCTAGGGGCTGTCCTGCATGGACTGCAATAGCAGGTGTCACTCAAATTAATCCTCAAAGGAGGAATCAGCCTTCACACACGTACACAGAAGTGTTTCAAGAGTTTCGGCATCAACATCAAACACCAGGTCACAATGTTCTATTTGCATCTCCGGGAAATAACCAGAGACTCAAGGCAACAGCTGGCAGGAAGCATCTAGTGAACTCAATTCAGTGCcaaagtgcatagctgtcaacttacagatttgaaaataagggaccagcagccaaaataagggacctgcagcctcacctgttccaggcactccatcTTCCTGCCCTCCTGCAGtcgggtcaaactcatgctggtagcttcgagaacactgtccaaacaactttgtaaccagaggttcaactgaatagaatctgaatcacatgcaccacaaggacTATGCAGCCTCaatttaagatggctccccagcctggctttgcactgcaaagtttgcagcagcatgtgcaacaaaatggcatccagcattcaaaaaacccctcagcttgcattaactagccacacacaaggcatgcaagctccacccccagtcgttcttagacttcttattgggtgagcaacacagccaagcaacacagttggagcctccctcctccctggccggcagggagggaggaagaggagctgcttcctttgaaatttaagggacatccatcaataagggacagcagcgtgacatggcgctggaataagggactgtcccttcaaataagggacacttgacagctatgcaaagtGCGATATACGGAAAAGGTGCCATGTTGCACAGATTTCTGTGTATGTTTTCACCATGTAAATGACACTGCATATGCACAGGCTGCAACTGCAATGAACTACAGGAATAAaggaatgtgggtggcgctgtggtctaaaccactgagcctcttgggcttgccgatcggaaggtcggcggtttgaatccccatgactgggtgagctcctgttgctcagtcccagctcctgccaacctagcagttcaaaagcatgtcaaagtacaagcagataaataggtaccgctccggtgggagcggtttcaccagaagcggcttagtcatgctggccacatgactcggaaaaactgtctgcagacaaacgtctgctccctcggccaaaaaagtgagatgagcaccgcaaccccagagtcattcatgactggacttaactgtcaggggtcctttacctttttactggggAAAGGCACAGGGTCAGCACAGGAGCTCCTGGGCTTCTAGGAAATCAGGTGCACGGAAGCAAGTCTGAGGCTCAATTTATCTTGGGTTTGCTGATAAGAGCCCCATTGTGTTTGCATGATTAAATCAGTGGAAGGCAGGCAAAAGAATTCAGGTGCTAGAGCAGTATGTTGCATCAGCCGTTTCTCCCACATTTATATTGACAATCACAttaaatgaaacacacacattgTACACACTCAAAAAGCCTGTATTCTTCAGGAGCGACCCTGTCAGAACACCAAAGTCTAATAAATAACATTTACAAGAAACCTGAAGTGCAACAGTTACAATGTAGAGTTTGTAACATGGATACAAATATGGATTGACAGCTCAATGAGGTCATCCGTGTCAAATCAAATAACTAAAATTGCACACGAGACAAGGGGAAAGTAATAAGCAGCTCAAAGTAACAGCATgctaaactgaaaaataaaacctataccatttccaagcCAAAGCAAAAAGTGCTACAAAATTGCCATCCACCTAGTTTCTGATCTTCCACTTCTCTAGTTTCCAAGTTTTATAAACTATTCCATAAAATACAAGAGGTGTTCATGTTGAGTCTCAAGTAAGTTTCAAGGAGATACAAGTTTAGAAGTCCACATTTCTACCCCAGTGTCACATCAGTCAACAGCGTCGTCAAATTGGCCTTCCACTGGCATAGTCTCTACCTGTCTCCAAGTCACCGGTGCTACATGGTGCAAGCTTGGGTCATACAAAGGCTTTTCTCGAACTGAACATGCCACTGGCTCTTGATCCAAGAAACCTCCGCAGTGAATCACATCTTCAAAATCTAAAGTGTTAAGTGATTTTAAATCAATATGATTATGTCTATAAAGCTGTTTTCAACAGGCTGCAATTCTAAGAACCCACGCTAGGGAATAAGGCCCTCTTGACATCAGAGCAAATTATTTTTGATAGCAATTATTCCTctcatcccacccttcctccaataaGCCTAGGGCAGCATACATGGAGAGGATATCATTTTATCTTCCCAACAACCCTTAAGGCCATGTTGTCAGCTTTCTTCCTTGAGCCAAGAGAACAGAAAGCTAAATACATGCACAAAATTGGATCTCAGAGTGTTTATCAGTGTGTGCTTATTCTGCAATTCGGTTGCAACTCTCATCAAAGGATATCAACTTACTTAAGCAGTATGTCAACTTACTTTAGCCTTATAAAGGTCTATGCTGAACACAATGAAATTTGGATCCAAGTTGTTAAGTAAAATAACATGGCaagaaaatttgttgttgtttgttgttgtgccACTGAATAATTAATTTCCCCTTCCTTCACCACTCCACACATATTGCAATAAGCATGTTGGCAAGTCATGCAGAACAAATGGAAACTTCCTCTCTTGATTAGAACAAGTTTCAGGAAGATAATATTCTCCAGCTCTACTGCTCAAACCAATGCTGTAATCCAGAAGTGGTAGCACCAAAGTATATCATGTTGAGTAGAGCAATATGTGCGTACGTCTGATGGCTGCTAGACTACAAGCCCTGGCCTGTTTCCCTCTCTGCTTGCttttttgggggcttttcccaaCCATCTGTGATGTACTGGGAGAAGGTAACTAGGCGAGACAGTCAGCCAACCCAGACCAACAGCAAGGAAGTATCGCTGCTTCCAGACCACCAGCTCAGAATTGGAATGACCAGAGGGTTCAGAAGAAACGGCTCAACaaactgctgctgccgccaccaccctaCAGCACCTGCTGCCAGAAGCGGCTGATTTACTCTGCCTCATGACAGAGCTGGCCCTACAAGGAGATGGGATGTATGTTTTGTCAATGTAGTCTCAACAACTGCTGCATCTAGGTGCCAAGTAGATTTTGATCTTTAGCTGTCCTACAACTACTTTTTCAAAAGACTGGTGCATATATCCGGCCTACTCTGTTCTCCCAGACTGCTCTACTCTCTCACACATCTAATGCTGTTGCTATGAACTGAGTGACACATGTAGTCTTAGATTGCGTATCTCCAAAGTTTCACAGATTAAAAGAGATACCTTTGTGTTCTTGAAACATCCCTATTTTTACACCACACTCTGTCCTCTATAGACGGGTGGGTTAAAAAAACCATGTCCATAGTAGCTTCCttttaaacacccacccacaccccttacGTTTTAATCTCATACTCAATTTGGTACAACTTATTCAaagaatacttttttaaaaaattcatggaTATGACTATGAATGGCTAATAGTCATGAAGCTATGTACCACCACAGGCATCAGAGCtggtatacctctgaataccagctgctgggaatcacaagtgctaTTGAACTTACGTCCTGCTTATGGGATTCTCACAAACATTTATCTGGCTGGTCGccatgagaacagcatgctggactagcaatccaacaggctctttttatgttcttatgacacTTTTATTGGCCTATCGCAAGAGCAGTTCTAAAGAAATCTTCCCACAATGCACCTCTCCCTAGACACCTGGCTTTCtagcatttcttttcttcttttctttttttaaaaagaaccatgTTGAAGCATCCACCTACCATAAGGATTGCTATTGTTTTCGTTGTCTTCCAACTCTTTATCCCAGTCCTCTTCTACATAGTGAGATACAGTTTTCGTCTCAATAAAAGCTGCATCTGTGGGCATGCTTAAGTCTTCGCCATCTGACTCAGAGTCTTCGTAGGGTGACTCAAAGTCTTCCAATTCCTCAAGGGCGCTTTTTGCTTTCTCCACCACATGTTCTGCCAAACCTATACAGAAAGAAGCCTTCgttgatttatttgaaaaattaaACAGCAAAATGGATCCAGAAACCTAGGGAGTTTGATAGGTTAAGGCGATAAATCAGCTTAGCCATTTCCTCACTTCATTGTACgtggcagcagaaaacaactgcTGTTGTTTGAGGCGATCTTTGAATATTACAAATTCCCACCTGGTAATCTTTTAGTATCAAATATTGTCTGAGGTTTCCCTTTCAGTTTTAACGGATAACAAGGAAAACAAGGGATAAGTAAAAACGTAACGAGTTGGGAGGGAGAGGCAGTTCAGGGCAGCCTTGGCAACTGTTGCGAAGGGAATGTGAATGCTGGTCAAGTGGCGGTTCGGGCAGTTAGCgcagagagaggaagggacaGTGCAGTTAAGCGAAAAAGAAGGAAATGTTGTCGTGGGTTTGTGAAGCACGTCCGGGGAGGGAAGTCTGGTTGTTCTGGGAATGACTGTGCCAGAGACGGAAGAAAACAACGATGGGGTGCAGAATGACTGTGAGGGAGCCTGCAACTTTCATGGAATAGTGTGAAAAGCTGGGTGACACCGCGTCATCCAAAAGGGATGCAACTGGGGGACAGAACAGAAGTGTTAGTCTCATTGCACAAGAGTGGATCAGCGGTACCAACTTGGAATAAAATATTGCAGGGGGGGGCAAGTAAGccttgcataattgatcacattgCCATGGTgcacagacaccatttgaatggcaatgcccatcagctggggggcccctcaaatattttattgggggggagatgcaaagaccccttggcccctaggagttggctcctatgggaaGGATACATGCTAGGGGTTACTCCATCCAACATTTATAACAAAAGCTGTTTCAGCTAGCAAAGGTGTTTGTGTAATCTTCCAAACTCCCTTCCCAGGTTGCAAACTTGGGAGCATGGCTTTCCGGCTCTCGTGGTAGCACTTCCTTGTTCAGTTTATAGCCTCACAGCTCTCATcgtaagagttggaagggtccccaagggtcatctggtccaaccccctgctgtgcaggaatctcaactaaagcacccaggaagatggccatccaacctctgctttaaaagctctaaggaaggagagtccacaaccttccgagacagaccattccactgttgaatagctcttactgccagaaagttcttcctgatgtttagtcggaatctccttccttgtaacttgaagccatcggtttgagttctaccctctagagcaggagaaagcaaacttgctccatcttccatgcgacagcccttaagatatttgaagatggctatcatatctcctctcaggctcctcgattccaggctaaacatacccagcaacttcaactgttcctcaaaaggcttggtttctagacccctgatcatcttggttgtcctcctctgcacacgttccagttcATGGAGATAAAAACATAGCCACAGCAggctccaacagtttgacttcaacccccgaaggcgcactcttccactgtctcccgagaGGGCGGATCCCAGCAATATATGTATGTAATATTATAAGGAGCTACCATCTACTGAACAATACCAGTGCATCACCTAAACCAGCAAGGACTAGCAGTGGCTGTCCTCTTTCCCAGTTCTGCTACTCAAAGTCTCTTACAGGGATTGAGAGCTTGGGAGATATACAAGGTATGCATTCTACTACTGAACTATAGGGCCTTCTCCCAGGAATATGGGAATTTCTGGTATTCAAAGCTAAGATTGTACTTCCCagccatttcctccccaccccaaaaaagtacCTTTTCCAGGCCTCC comes from Podarcis raffonei isolate rPodRaf1 chromosome 2, rPodRaf1.pri, whole genome shotgun sequence and encodes:
- the COPRS gene encoding coordinator of PRMT5 and differentiation stimulator, giving the protein MEAVGQREPPGRLLLTEQRKKPDASAFAGQEEFEVVKTFSWRPGKGLAEHVVEKAKSALEELEDFESPYEDSESDGEDLSMPTDAAFIETKTVSHYVEEDWDKELEDNENNSNPYDFEDVIHCGGFLDQEPVACSVREKPLYDPSLHHVAPVTWRQVETMPVEGQFDDAVD